From the genome of Parazoarcus communis, one region includes:
- a CDS encoding threonine aldolase family protein yields the protein MQHFASDNYAGICPEAMEAFVSANAAHAPAYGDDEWTRRVSERLRDLFETDCDVYFVFNGTAANSLALAALCQSYHSVICHELAHVATDECGGPEFFSNGSKLLTAPGAGGKLTPDAVREVIARRSDIHYPKPRVVTLTQATEVGTVYRPDEIAAIAALAHASDLRVHMDGARFANAVASLGVSPADVTWRAGVDVLCFGGTKMGLPMGEAVVFFDRRLSEDFAWRCKQAGQLASKMRFLAAPWLGILEDDVWLKHARHANAMAQRLAAGLAAIPGAGLLFAVEANGVFVHLPARVLDGLRARGLRFYTFIGAGGARFMCGWDTQVESVDALLENIRALMAEA from the coding sequence ATGCAGCATTTCGCCAGCGACAACTACGCCGGTATCTGCCCGGAGGCGATGGAGGCGTTCGTGTCGGCCAACGCGGCGCACGCGCCTGCCTATGGCGACGATGAGTGGACGCGACGGGTGTCCGAGCGCCTGCGAGACCTTTTTGAAACCGACTGCGATGTGTACTTCGTCTTCAACGGCACCGCGGCAAATTCGCTGGCCCTGGCGGCCTTGTGCCAGAGCTACCATAGCGTGATCTGCCACGAACTGGCGCACGTCGCGACCGACGAATGTGGCGGTCCGGAGTTCTTTTCCAACGGGTCCAAGCTGCTCACTGCCCCGGGCGCAGGCGGCAAGCTGACACCGGACGCGGTGAGAGAGGTGATTGCGCGGCGCAGCGATATCCACTACCCGAAGCCACGCGTGGTGACGCTGACGCAGGCCACCGAGGTTGGCACGGTCTATCGTCCCGACGAGATTGCCGCCATCGCCGCCCTCGCGCATGCAAGCGATCTGCGCGTGCACATGGACGGTGCCCGCTTTGCCAACGCAGTGGCGTCGCTTGGGGTGTCGCCAGCCGATGTGACCTGGCGTGCCGGCGTCGATGTGCTGTGTTTTGGCGGTACCAAGATGGGCTTGCCGATGGGTGAGGCGGTAGTCTTCTTCGACCGCCGTCTGTCCGAGGACTTCGCCTGGCGATGCAAGCAGGCGGGTCAGCTTGCGTCGAAGATGCGTTTCCTTGCCGCGCCTTGGCTCGGCATTCTCGAAGACGATGTGTGGCTGAAGCATGCACGCCACGCCAACGCCATGGCACAGCGACTGGCGGCCGGGCTGGCGGCGATTCCGGGGGCCGGGTTGCTGTTTGCGGTCGAGGCCAATGGCGTATTCGTCCACTTGCCTGCGCGGGTGCTCGATGGTCTGCGCGCGCGGGGCCTGCGCTTCTACACCTTCATCGGGGCCGGTGGGGCACGCTTCATGTGTGGCTGGGACACGCAGGTCGAAAGTGTCGATGCCTTGCTCGAAAACATTCGCGCGCTCATGGCCGAGGCCTGA
- a CDS encoding Hsp70 family protein — MSDNTEVVSGAGETAPRYTIGIDLGTTHCALSYVDTAISDGEAAALEVFSVPQLTGPGAVEAMPLLPSFVYLPHASELAPGDLALPWTADQDFAVGAFARARGAGTPIRMVASAKSWLCHPGVDRRGPILPADAPEEVARISPFDASVRYLEHLREAWNAAHPEAPFAEQDVTVTIPASFDPVARELTAEAAAAAGYTRLTLLEEPQAALYSWIQNSGGGWRKDVKLGDIILVVDIGGGTTDLSLIAVVERDGNLEPHRVAVGDHILLGGDNMDLALAYGVVRKLAEQGTRLDAWQTRALAHACRGAKEKLLAEPDVDAVALVVPSRGAKLIGGSVRTELTRSELDAVLLNGFFPQVSVSEHPQVRARAALTQLGLPYAQDAAITRHLAAFLTRQREATAALEGFDRAQPHDASFLHPTAVLFNGGVLKSGLLADRLLATLESWLTAEGAPPARLLGGADLDLAVARGAAYYGYVRRGSGVRIRGGTARAYYVAVESSMPAVPGMEPPIEALCLAPFGMEEGTEAALPAQEFGLVVGEPVRFRFFGSSVRRTDQVGTLLDMWSVDELQELDEIEATLPAEGRAAGEIVRVRLHARVTEAGTLELEAVPVDGDQRWKVEFEVRAEASA, encoded by the coding sequence ATGAGCGACAACACTGAAGTGGTGAGTGGCGCCGGGGAAACCGCGCCACGCTATACGATCGGCATCGACCTTGGCACCACTCACTGCGCGCTGTCTTACGTCGACACCGCGATCAGTGACGGCGAGGCGGCCGCGCTGGAGGTTTTCTCCGTTCCGCAGCTGACGGGGCCGGGCGCAGTCGAGGCCATGCCGCTGTTGCCGTCCTTCGTCTATCTGCCGCATGCCAGCGAACTCGCGCCGGGCGATCTTGCCCTGCCATGGACCGCGGATCAGGATTTCGCCGTGGGCGCCTTTGCGCGTGCGCGTGGCGCGGGTACGCCGATCCGCATGGTGGCGAGCGCGAAGAGCTGGCTGTGCCATCCCGGCGTGGACCGGCGCGGGCCCATTCTGCCCGCCGATGCGCCCGAAGAGGTTGCGCGCATTTCGCCCTTCGATGCGTCGGTACGCTACCTGGAGCACCTGCGCGAGGCCTGGAATGCGGCGCACCCCGAGGCGCCGTTTGCCGAGCAGGACGTCACCGTCACCATTCCGGCATCCTTCGATCCGGTGGCGCGCGAGCTGACTGCCGAGGCCGCTGCCGCTGCCGGCTACACCCGTCTGACCCTGCTCGAAGAGCCGCAGGCGGCGCTTTACAGCTGGATTCAGAACAGCGGGGGCGGCTGGCGCAAGGATGTGAAGCTGGGTGACATCATCCTTGTGGTCGATATCGGCGGGGGCACGACTGACCTGTCGCTGATCGCAGTGGTCGAGCGTGACGGTAACCTGGAGCCGCACCGGGTGGCAGTGGGCGACCATATCCTGCTGGGCGGCGACAACATGGATCTGGCCCTCGCCTATGGCGTGGTGCGCAAGCTGGCCGAGCAGGGAACGCGGCTCGACGCATGGCAGACCCGGGCGCTCGCGCACGCCTGCCGCGGGGCCAAGGAAAAGCTGCTGGCCGAACCCGATGTTGACGCGGTTGCGCTTGTGGTGCCCAGCCGCGGCGCCAAGCTGATTGGCGGTTCGGTCCGCACCGAGCTGACCCGCAGCGAACTCGATGCCGTGCTGCTCAATGGCTTCTTCCCCCAGGTGTCAGTGTCCGAGCATCCTCAGGTCCGTGCGCGTGCAGCGCTCACGCAACTGGGCCTGCCCTATGCGCAGGATGCCGCCATCACCCGTCATCTGGCCGCTTTCCTGACCCGTCAGCGTGAGGCCACGGCCGCGCTCGAGGGCTTCGACAGGGCGCAGCCACATGACGCGAGCTTTCTGCATCCCACCGCGGTGCTGTTCAACGGCGGTGTGCTGAAGTCCGGCCTGCTTGCCGACCGTCTGCTGGCCACGCTCGAATCCTGGCTGACGGCCGAAGGTGCGCCGCCGGCACGGCTGCTCGGCGGCGCCGATCTCGATCTCGCGGTGGCGCGCGGTGCGGCCTACTACGGATACGTGCGCCGTGGCAGCGGTGTGCGGATTCGCGGCGGTACGGCACGGGCCTACTACGTGGCGGTCGAGTCGAGCATGCCTGCCGTACCCGGCATGGAGCCGCCGATCGAAGCCCTGTGCCTGGCGCCATTCGGCATGGAGGAGGGCACCGAGGCTGCGCTGCCGGCGCAGGAATTCGGCCTGGTGGTGGGCGAACCGGTGCGGTTCCGTTTCTTCGGTTCGTCGGTGAGACGCACGGATCAGGTTGGCACGCTGCTCGACATGTGGTCGGTCGATGAATTGCAGGAGCTCGACGAGATCGAGGCCACCCTGCCTGCCGAAGGTCGTGCTGCAGGCGAAATCGTGCGGGTGAGGCTGCATGCACGGGTCACCGAGGCCGGTACGCTGGAGCTGGAGGCCGTGCCGGTCGATGGCGATCAGCGCTGGAAGGTCGAGTTCGAGGTGCGTGCGGAGGCGTCCGCCTGA
- a CDS encoding acylphosphatase, giving the protein MSERVLHLEIRGRVQGVYYRASMVEQATALGVKGWVRNRPDGSVQAMIAGEEAVLQTLIEWAKVGPADAVVREVVVSEGEGFFEIFEQRQTG; this is encoded by the coding sequence ATGTCTGAACGTGTGCTGCATCTTGAAATTCGGGGTCGTGTCCAGGGCGTCTACTACCGCGCGTCGATGGTCGAACAGGCGACCGCGCTGGGTGTGAAGGGCTGGGTGCGGAATCGGCCGGATGGCTCGGTTCAGGCCATGATCGCCGGCGAAGAGGCTGTGCTGCAGACGCTGATCGAGTGGGCAAAGGTGGGCCCGGCAGACGCGGTGGTACGCGAGGTGGTGGTCAGCGAGGGAGAAGGATTTTTCGAGATTTTCGAGCAGCGCCAGACCGGCTGA
- a CDS encoding Hsp70 family protein yields the protein MSKRSSDVGAGRSMRYRVGIDLGTSNTVVAYAAPGSDEIQLLSITQLVAPGAVAGRPMLPSLRYHPAKGGLAAGDTALPWAAPDLAGVEQAVVGALARDLGAQVPGRVVSSAKSWLSHGAVDRLAPILPWGAGDDVAKVSPLAASASYLAHVRAAWLQHFPQAPLEAQEIVLTVPASFDEGARALTVEAARLAGLHTLRLLEEPQAACYDWLFRKRASLAAELQHTRLLLVCDVGGGTTDLTLIQVESGADMPQLTRIGVGDHLMLGGDNMDLALAHLLEPWLSAAGQRLTAARFSQLVQQCRNAKEQLLADGAPAQVTVTLLGAGARLIGGARSAELTRDEVERLVADGFFPLVGADEQPRRRRAGIVEFGLPYPADAAITRHLAAFLGRHASASRAALGESAPAAEALPVPDTVLLNGGVFRSPRLASRIVEMLAQWRGTSPQVLANDAEVAVARGAVAYSLVRDGLAPAIGGGSARSYFLVLDDRQGADAGGARGICVLPRGTEEDREIHLSEHRFALRLGQPVRFHLVASSAGLAHQPGDVVSLSGEDFVRLPPIATVVGKSGEGSGRGDVTVELISTITEVGSLQMHCVSTDEPDRRWLLEFQLRGADTEADTAADPQAGLPPRFAEAVACIDRVFGSAPSGGGSGGASSAGAVTPVRQLRGELEMLLGKRETWDMALARALFDALWARAKRRRRSAQHERVWLNLAGFCLRPGYGAPLDDWRIEQLWPLFEQGLQYVNERQNWSEWWTLWRRAAAGLAEPAQLVLLEVLANQLEALVSASRRNQNQNPAFAAYDDMVRLAASLERVPLEHKVEVGRWLLERLAQPAEKAQGWWALGRVGARAPLYASPHTAVPAEVAAEWLGAVLALDWKKVEPAAFAAAQLARFTCDRARDLSLTVREEVGRRLVQINAPESWIQQVRELVALDEADRRRAFGESLPAGLTLIER from the coding sequence GTGAGCAAGCGTTCCAGCGATGTCGGTGCCGGGCGGTCGATGCGTTACCGCGTCGGTATCGACCTCGGCACCAGCAATACGGTCGTCGCCTACGCGGCGCCGGGCAGTGACGAGATTCAGCTGCTGTCCATCACCCAGCTCGTCGCGCCGGGCGCGGTGGCCGGGCGGCCGATGTTGCCCTCCTTGCGCTATCACCCCGCAAAGGGGGGGCTGGCGGCGGGAGACACTGCCTTGCCATGGGCAGCGCCCGATCTCGCCGGTGTCGAGCAGGCGGTGGTCGGCGCCCTCGCGCGCGATCTCGGGGCGCAGGTGCCGGGGCGAGTGGTGTCCAGCGCCAAGAGCTGGCTGTCGCATGGCGCAGTCGATCGGCTCGCGCCCATCCTGCCGTGGGGCGCGGGCGATGATGTAGCCAAGGTGTCGCCGCTGGCGGCGAGTGCGAGCTATCTTGCGCATGTGCGTGCGGCGTGGCTGCAGCATTTCCCGCAGGCTCCGCTCGAAGCACAGGAGATCGTGCTCACGGTGCCGGCATCCTTCGACGAGGGTGCGCGTGCGCTGACCGTCGAGGCCGCGCGGCTGGCAGGGTTGCACACGCTGCGCCTGCTCGAAGAGCCGCAGGCCGCATGTTACGACTGGCTGTTTCGCAAGCGCGCCAGCCTTGCCGCCGAGTTGCAGCACACCCGGCTGCTGCTGGTGTGCGATGTTGGCGGTGGCACGACCGACCTCACCCTGATTCAGGTTGAGTCGGGCGCAGACATGCCGCAGCTCACCCGTATCGGGGTCGGCGATCACCTGATGCTGGGTGGCGACAACATGGATCTGGCCCTGGCGCATCTGCTCGAGCCGTGGCTGAGCGCAGCAGGACAAAGGCTGACGGCAGCACGCTTTTCACAGCTCGTGCAGCAATGCCGCAACGCCAAGGAACAGCTGCTCGCCGACGGTGCGCCGGCGCAGGTGACGGTGACCCTGCTGGGCGCCGGCGCCAGGCTGATCGGTGGCGCGCGCTCTGCCGAACTCACCCGCGACGAGGTCGAGCGTCTCGTTGCCGACGGTTTCTTCCCCTTGGTGGGCGCAGACGAGCAACCCCGCCGTCGCCGCGCCGGCATCGTCGAGTTCGGCTTGCCCTATCCAGCTGATGCAGCGATCACGCGCCACCTTGCGGCATTCCTCGGTCGTCACGCCAGCGCTTCACGCGCCGCACTCGGCGAGTCCGCGCCGGCCGCAGAGGCACTGCCGGTACCGGATACGGTATTGCTCAACGGCGGCGTGTTCCGCTCGCCAAGGCTTGCGTCGCGGATTGTGGAGATGCTCGCGCAGTGGCGCGGGACATCGCCACAGGTGCTGGCCAACGATGCCGAGGTGGCCGTGGCACGCGGAGCGGTGGCCTATTCGCTGGTACGCGACGGTCTGGCGCCGGCGATTGGCGGCGGCTCGGCGCGAAGCTACTTTCTGGTGCTGGACGACAGGCAGGGCGCGGACGCGGGTGGCGCGCGCGGCATTTGCGTCCTGCCGCGCGGCACGGAGGAAGATCGGGAGATTCACCTCAGCGAACACCGTTTTGCGTTGCGCCTCGGGCAGCCGGTGCGCTTCCATCTGGTTGCTTCCAGTGCCGGTCTGGCGCATCAGCCGGGCGACGTGGTGTCGCTCTCGGGCGAGGATTTCGTCCGTCTGCCGCCGATCGCAACCGTCGTGGGCAAGTCGGGCGAGGGCAGCGGGCGCGGAGACGTGACGGTCGAACTCATCAGTACGATTACGGAGGTCGGCTCCCTGCAGATGCACTGTGTCAGCACGGACGAGCCTGATCGGCGCTGGCTGCTCGAATTCCAGCTGCGTGGCGCCGATACCGAGGCTGACACGGCTGCGGATCCGCAGGCCGGGTTGCCGCCGCGTTTTGCCGAGGCGGTGGCGTGCATCGACCGGGTGTTTGGCAGTGCACCCTCAGGTGGCGGTTCGGGCGGGGCTTCGAGTGCCGGTGCGGTCACGCCGGTGCGGCAGTTGCGCGGCGAGCTCGAAATGCTGCTGGGCAAGCGCGAGACCTGGGACATGGCGCTTGCGCGCGCCCTGTTCGATGCCCTCTGGGCACGTGCCAAGCGCCGCCGGCGTTCCGCCCAGCATGAGCGGGTGTGGCTCAATCTGGCGGGATTCTGCCTGCGTCCGGGGTATGGCGCACCGCTCGACGACTGGCGCATCGAGCAGTTGTGGCCGCTGTTTGAACAAGGCCTGCAGTATGTGAATGAGCGCCAGAACTGGTCGGAGTGGTGGACGCTGTGGCGGCGCGCCGCAGCCGGACTCGCTGAGCCGGCCCAGCTCGTCCTGCTTGAGGTGCTGGCCAACCAGCTCGAGGCGCTGGTGTCCGCCTCCAGGCGCAATCAGAATCAGAACCCGGCCTTCGCCGCCTACGACGACATGGTGCGACTGGCGGCGTCGCTCGAGCGGGTACCGCTCGAGCACAAGGTGGAGGTGGGGCGCTGGCTGCTCGAACGTCTGGCGCAGCCGGCAGAGAAAGCACAGGGATGGTGGGCGCTCGGTCGGGTGGGCGCGCGCGCGCCGCTCTATGCCAGCCCGCACACGGCGGTACCGGCCGAGGTCGCTGCCGAATGGCTGGGTGCGGTGCTTGCGCTGGACTGGAAGAAGGTTGAACCCGCGGCCTTTGCTGCGGCGCAGCTGGCGCGCTTCACCTGTGATCGAGCGCGCGATCTGTCGCTCACGGTGCGCGAGGAGGTGGGGCGTCGTCTGGTGCAGATCAATGCGCCGGAGAGCTGGATCCAGCAGGTACGCGAGCTGGTGGCGCTGGACGAGGCGGACCGCCGCCGTGCCTTTGGCGAATCGCTGCCGGCGGGGCTGACGCTCATCGAACGTTGA
- a CDS encoding DUF2760 domain-containing protein has product MTDSNPSLLGRISLAFGTFFAIIGDAELAAGIRRLRAGAPEPQPAPAAEPEPAVAVVAPAVSTLHQTSPESALQLLGLLQREARLVDFVEEDITAYSDADIGAAARLVHEGCRKTLREHFSLQPVRAENESERITLAAGFDAAAIRLSGKVVGQPPFSGQLTHRGWRVSDTRLPSLSDCHDPSIIAPAEVEL; this is encoded by the coding sequence ATGACTGACTCAAACCCCTCATTGCTCGGCCGTATTTCGCTCGCCTTCGGCACCTTTTTCGCGATCATCGGCGATGCCGAACTGGCCGCCGGCATTCGCCGCCTGCGCGCTGGCGCGCCCGAACCACAGCCCGCACCTGCAGCCGAGCCTGAACCCGCCGTTGCAGTTGTCGCGCCCGCTGTCAGCACCCTGCATCAGACGTCGCCGGAATCGGCGCTGCAACTGCTCGGCCTGCTGCAGCGCGAGGCGCGCCTGGTCGATTTCGTCGAGGAAGACATCACTGCCTACTCCGATGCCGACATCGGTGCGGCCGCACGTCTGGTGCATGAAGGTTGTCGCAAGACCCTGCGCGAGCACTTCAGCCTGCAGCCGGTGCGCGCGGAGAACGAAAGCGAGCGCATCACCCTGGCCGCCGGTTTCGACGCTGCGGCGATTCGATTGAGCGGCAAGGTCGTCGGCCAGCCGCCCTTCAGCGGGCAGCTGACGCATCGCGGCTGGCGTGTCAGCGATACGCGTCTGCCGAGTCTGTCCGATTGTCACGACCCCTCCATCATCGCCCCGGCGGAGGTCGAGCTATGA
- a CDS encoding peptidylprolyl isomerase gives MAKATARHILVASEAKCNELKAAIEAGADFAQVAKENSTCPSGRQGGDLGSFGPGQMVKEFDTVVFSAPINVVQGPVKTQFGYHLLEVTSRS, from the coding sequence ATGGCAAAAGCCACTGCACGTCACATCCTGGTCGCCAGCGAAGCCAAGTGCAACGAACTCAAAGCCGCCATCGAAGCCGGCGCCGACTTCGCGCAAGTCGCGAAAGAGAACTCGACCTGCCCGTCAGGCCGTCAAGGCGGTGACCTCGGCTCCTTCGGCCCGGGTCAGATGGTCAAGGAATTCGACACCGTCGTGTTCAGCGCACCGATCAATGTCGTGCAAGGCCCGGTGAAGACCCAGTTCGGCTACCACCTGCTCGAAGTCACCAGCCGCAGCTAA